In Polaribacter sp. Hel_I_88, the following proteins share a genomic window:
- a CDS encoding glycoside hydrolase family 3 N-terminal domain-containing protein yields MNTSKETQIEQKIDSLLKLMTLEEKIGQMSQIRHFEENADVHVSEKFIGSIIHTEGPTPGKTALDWQKRFTALQKKALSSRLGIPLLFAVDAVHGQNTFEGATIFPHNIGLGATQNADLVEEIAKITALESAATGFNWVFSPCIAIPYNEKWGRVYEAFSESTALTEKLTKASIKGHQGNLSDSKTVMATAKHFVGDGSTDFGVEGGETSLSAKEIQERLLAPYKVAVKENVGAVMSSFNSITGTSMHNHKALITDTLKVGMNFDGIVVSDWKAYSRFNGNEVVNAGIDVVMAVDGDLDSFQKGLKAGVEDASVKLARIDDAVRRILRQKFRLGLFENPFPDASLIKEIGSKKHREIAKQAVRESLVLLKNDAQILPLSKETKKIVVVGEHANSAGLQSGGWTIHWQGTKGNYKGATTILDGIKKQAKGEVVYDKDATKKQFDADVAIIVVGENPYAEFFGDIGHESNQLELMLTTAHQQYIKTYQEKGVKTIVILVSGRPLVVTDQIEKSDAFVAAWLVGSEGDGVAEVLFGDYNFKGKLPHSWPTSVEDYKGKYGPNFWDNSIKPLFPFGFGLSYKKI; encoded by the coding sequence ATGAACACAAGTAAAGAAACTCAAATAGAACAAAAGATAGATTCTCTTCTAAAGTTAATGACTTTAGAAGAGAAAATCGGACAAATGTCTCAGATTAGGCATTTTGAAGAAAATGCTGATGTTCATGTTTCTGAAAAATTTATAGGTTCAATTATTCATACAGAAGGGCCAACTCCAGGAAAAACGGCTTTAGATTGGCAAAAAAGGTTTACAGCATTACAAAAGAAAGCTTTAAGTTCAAGATTGGGCATTCCTTTATTATTTGCTGTGGATGCTGTTCATGGACAAAATACTTTTGAAGGTGCAACAATTTTTCCTCATAATATTGGTTTGGGTGCAACTCAAAATGCAGATTTGGTTGAAGAAATCGCAAAAATTACGGCGTTAGAAAGTGCAGCAACAGGTTTTAATTGGGTGTTTTCACCTTGTATAGCCATTCCTTATAATGAAAAATGGGGACGTGTTTATGAAGCGTTTTCAGAAAGCACAGCATTAACAGAAAAGTTAACTAAAGCTTCTATAAAAGGGCATCAAGGAAATTTATCAGACTCAAAAACAGTCATGGCAACTGCCAAACATTTTGTGGGTGATGGTTCCACAGATTTTGGAGTTGAAGGAGGAGAAACTTCTTTATCAGCCAAAGAAATACAAGAACGACTATTAGCTCCTTATAAAGTTGCTGTAAAAGAAAATGTTGGAGCAGTCATGTCTTCATTCAACTCAATTACAGGTACTTCAATGCATAATCACAAAGCATTAATAACGGATACGTTAAAGGTTGGAATGAATTTCGATGGAATTGTTGTTTCTGACTGGAAAGCCTATTCACGTTTCAATGGAAATGAGGTTGTAAATGCAGGAATAGATGTTGTAATGGCTGTTGATGGCGATTTAGATAGTTTTCAAAAAGGTTTAAAAGCGGGAGTTGAAGATGCATCTGTAAAATTAGCCAGAATTGATGATGCTGTAAGACGAATTTTACGTCAGAAATTTAGATTGGGTTTGTTTGAAAATCCTTTTCCAGATGCAAGTTTGATCAAAGAAATTGGCTCGAAAAAACACAGGGAAATTGCGAAACAAGCAGTGAGAGAATCTTTAGTTTTGTTAAAGAATGATGCACAAATTTTGCCTTTATCAAAAGAAACAAAAAAGATTGTTGTGGTTGGTGAACACGCAAATTCAGCTGGTTTACAATCTGGTGGTTGGACGATTCATTGGCAAGGAACTAAAGGAAATTACAAAGGAGCAACTACTATTTTAGACGGAATTAAAAAACAGGCAAAAGGCGAAGTTGTGTATGATAAAGACGCAACAAAAAAACAATTTGATGCAGATGTAGCCATTATTGTAGTTGGCGAAAATCCGTATGCAGAATTTTTTGGAGATATTGGTCACGAATCGAATCAACTGGAATTAATGCTGACAACAGCACATCAACAATACATAAAAACATACCAAGAAAAAGGCGTAAAAACGATTGTAATTTTAGTTTCAGGAAGACCTTTGGTGGTAACAGATCAAATCGAAAAATCAGATGCTTTTGTAGCAGCTTGGTTAGTAGGTTCAGAAGGAGATGGAGTAGCAGAAGTACTTTTTGGCGATTATAATTTTAAAGGAAAATTACCACATTCTTGGCCAACATCAGTGGAAGATTATAAAGGAAAATATGGCCCTAATTTTTGGGATAATTCAATAAAACCATTATTTCCTTTTGGATTTGGTTTATCATATAAAAAAATATAA
- a CDS encoding PKD domain-containing protein, which produces MKNLIQKISIFSLLIVSLLVVISCNEDDNTTTVDQTLLSRFTRTQNKKTITFINISENATSYVWDFGDGTTSTLINPVKTYVNGSYTITLTAKNDSGETSVFQDSIIIDGCVDETSENINPANGNLNWTFLNANGDAAFGAFGNIGGNIVTNPTLDAVNSSCNVFAYTRSTGCADFAGAGTLLKVPLNFATATNKVFKIKVLAATELTDVTLRLEFQPFPNVNPFQERVASITEIGKWQELTFDFSNVNTGTYQNMIIYFNRGAVCNGNVYYFDDIIQQ; this is translated from the coding sequence ATGAAAAATTTAATTCAAAAAATAAGCATCTTTTCGTTATTAATTGTATCACTTTTAGTAGTAATATCTTGTAATGAAGATGATAATACAACAACAGTAGATCAAACCTTGTTATCTAGATTTACAAGAACTCAAAATAAAAAAACGATAACTTTTATCAATATTTCAGAAAATGCAACTTCTTATGTTTGGGATTTTGGAGATGGTACAACATCAACCTTAATAAACCCTGTAAAAACATATGTAAATGGGAGTTATACAATAACATTAACTGCAAAAAATGATTCTGGTGAAACAAGTGTTTTTCAAGATTCGATTATTATTGATGGTTGTGTAGATGAAACTTCAGAAAATATAAACCCAGCAAATGGCAATTTAAATTGGACGTTTTTAAACGCAAACGGAGATGCTGCTTTTGGCGCGTTTGGTAATATTGGTGGTAATATTGTAACCAACCCAACTTTAGATGCTGTAAACTCAAGCTGTAACGTTTTTGCATATACAAGATCTACTGGCTGTGCAGATTTTGCAGGTGCAGGAACTTTGTTAAAAGTGCCTTTAAATTTTGCAACAGCTACTAATAAAGTTTTTAAAATAAAAGTACTTGCAGCAACAGAACTAACGGATGTTACTTTACGTTTAGAGTTTCAACCTTTTCCAAACGTAAATCCTTTTCAAGAAAGAGTAGCAAGTATTACAGAAATAGGCAAATGGCAAGAATTAACTTTCGATTTTTCTAATGTAAACACGGGTACATATCAAAATATGATTATATATTTTAACAGAGGTGCAGTCTGTAATGGTAATGTGTATTATTTTGATGATATAATACAACAATAA
- a CDS encoding family 16 glycosylhydrolase: MKNIYKRKLQLLTLCCFSVLGFTSCDTDETQTVATLNNLVWQDEFDTDGSPDAANWNLLTGDGTAQGIPGWGNNELQNYTARTENVTVQNGVLIITAQQENFEGKSYTSARITTKGKLDQKYGRFEARIKLPTGKGIFPAFWLLGDDENGSLVWPQIGEIDIMEYLGDEPTTVFGTIHGPGFSGANSITKQYEIANDRFDNGFHIFGVEWSPNSINWYVDGDLYQSLTPADVSEETNGSGEWVFNRPFHIILNVAVGGNLPGSPNENTIFPQRMLVDYVRVYN, encoded by the coding sequence ATGAAAAATATATATAAAAGAAAATTACAACTATTAACTTTATGTTGTTTTAGTGTACTAGGTTTTACAAGTTGCGATACAGATGAAACGCAAACTGTAGCAACACTAAATAACTTGGTTTGGCAAGACGAATTTGATACAGATGGATCTCCAGATGCTGCAAATTGGAACCTTTTAACAGGCGATGGAACTGCACAAGGAATTCCAGGTTGGGGAAACAACGAACTACAAAATTATACAGCTAGAACAGAAAATGTTACTGTACAAAATGGTGTTTTAATTATCACAGCACAACAAGAAAATTTTGAAGGAAAATCGTACACATCTGCAAGAATTACTACAAAAGGAAAGTTAGATCAAAAATATGGACGTTTTGAGGCTAGAATAAAGCTTCCAACAGGAAAAGGTATTTTTCCAGCATTTTGGCTTTTAGGTGATGATGAAAATGGATCCTTAGTTTGGCCTCAAATTGGTGAAATTGATATTATGGAATATCTTGGTGATGAACCTACCACTGTTTTTGGAACTATACATGGACCAGGATTTTCTGGAGCAAATTCTATCACCAAACAGTATGAAATTGCAAATGATAGATTTGATAATGGCTTTCATATTTTTGGAGTGGAATGGAGTCCAAATTCAATCAACTGGTATGTAGATGGAGATTTATATCAATCCTTAACACCTGCTGATGTTTCTGAAGAAACAAATGGTTCTGGAGAATGGGTTTTTAATAGACCTTTTCATATTATTTTAAACGTGGCTGTTGGTGGTAATTTGCCAGGTTCACCAAATGAAAACACCATTTTTCCTCAAAGAATGTTAGTAGATTATGTTAGAGTTTATAATTAA
- a CDS encoding Ig-like domain-containing protein, whose amino-acid sequence MKTIKYLTSKVTFLFVVLFLMITSCEREISDEAVIATFSSNPEVFIDGFSAGLDYYPYLDSKFSAFSVDTETKYQGTASMRFDVPNEGDPEGAYAGAIFRDDNGGRDLSSYDALTFWAKSTKAATINEIGFGQDFGENKYQVNINGLRLTTNWVKYSIPIPTASKLTKESGLMWFSEGPENGDGYSFWIDELKFEKLGTIAQPRPAIQNGQNIITDSYIGVNVQVAGLTQTFNLASGNNQTVSVSPNYFDFSSSNPSVATIDANGLVNVISDGTSIITAKLGTLDAAGSLEIKSSGAFVLAPTPTRNPEDVISIFSDHYENVNIDFYNGYWQPFQTTLSADFNINGDQILNYTNFNFVGNRFSNPTQDVSVKSNLHLNMYIPGQVPANFDFLITVVDFGPDQKDGGGDDTREQLFVRKSSKIVANEWITIEFPLTLANKNNMGQIIYENINFSSLRNVYLDNIYFYK is encoded by the coding sequence ATGAAAACTATAAAATATTTAACTTCTAAAGTTACTTTTCTTTTTGTTGTATTATTTTTAATGATAACAAGTTGCGAGAGAGAAATTTCTGATGAAGCTGTAATAGCAACTTTTTCTTCCAATCCAGAGGTTTTTATCGATGGTTTTAGTGCAGGGTTAGATTATTATCCTTATTTAGATTCTAAATTCAGTGCTTTTAGTGTAGATACAGAAACAAAATATCAAGGAACAGCTTCTATGCGTTTTGATGTGCCAAATGAAGGAGATCCTGAAGGTGCTTATGCAGGTGCAATTTTTAGAGATGATAATGGAGGAAGAGATTTATCGAGCTATGATGCACTTACTTTTTGGGCAAAATCTACAAAAGCAGCAACCATCAATGAAATTGGTTTCGGTCAAGATTTTGGCGAAAATAAATATCAAGTCAATATTAATGGTTTAAGATTAACTACAAATTGGGTAAAATATAGTATTCCTATTCCTACAGCATCCAAACTTACGAAAGAAAGCGGATTGATGTGGTTTTCAGAAGGTCCAGAAAATGGTGATGGCTATTCTTTTTGGATTGATGAATTAAAATTTGAAAAATTAGGAACAATTGCACAGCCAAGACCAGCAATTCAAAATGGACAAAATATTATAACGGATTCCTATATAGGAGTTAATGTTCAAGTGGCAGGCTTAACGCAAACATTTAATTTAGCATCTGGTAACAATCAAACTGTATCTGTATCGCCAAATTATTTCGATTTTTCATCCTCAAACCCAAGTGTTGCAACTATCGATGCAAATGGTTTGGTAAATGTAATTTCTGATGGAACGTCAATCATAACTGCAAAACTTGGAACTTTAGATGCTGCAGGTTCTTTAGAAATTAAATCTAGTGGAGCTTTTGTATTAGCACCAACTCCAACTAGAAATCCAGAAGATGTTATTTCAATTTTTAGTGATCATTATGAGAATGTAAATATTGATTTTTACAACGGATATTGGCAACCTTTTCAAACAACATTATCTGCGGATTTTAATATAAATGGAGATCAAATTTTAAATTATACAAACTTCAATTTTGTAGGAAATAGGTTTTCAAATCCTACTCAAGATGTTTCAGTAAAGTCTAATTTACATTTAAATATGTACATTCCAGGGCAGGTTCCTGCTAATTTCGATTTTTTAATAACGGTGGTAGATTTTGGACCTGATCAAAAAGATGGTGGAGGAGATGATACTAGAGAGCAATTATTTGTAAGAAAGTCATCTAAAATAGTTGCTAATGAGTGGATTACTATTGAGTTTCCTTTAACTTTAGCAAACAAAAATAATATGGGACAAATTATCTATGAAAATATTAATTTTTCATCCTTGAGAAATGTTTATTTAGATAACATATATTTTTACAAATAA
- a CDS encoding glycoside hydrolase family 2 TIM barrel-domain containing protein, with translation MKNIFLRLLLFLFTFSMYSQSQKVSIVNDAKGMMLTVDGKPFMVNGINWDYVPIGYNVLDAKFWEKSDDIIKAGLDEEMPLWQNMGVNAIRTYIGMPPKWITYIYENFGIYTMINHQFGAYGTTIDGVYNPKTLYSDPKVRKHLIDEAVGMLNLYKDTPGLLLFMLGNENNYHLTWEGSETDEGIIINDDDVAKRNEARAMYKTFNDAALAMKKVDTSHPIGICNGDLLYLDIVADECKNIDIYGTNMYRGVSFSDAFSRIDKEFNKPILFTEFGSDAFNAKDNKEDQLMQAYYMVNNWREIYENAYGLGKAENSIGGFTFQSSDGWFKAGFDDRENADVHDTRASWASNGYSRDQAAPNDKNMNEEWFGIAAKGQTDIRGLYTLYPRAAYYALKEAHELNVFESTPITVENHFQNINLMDAVLRARGDKASMGSTEKIQISNLRAEFTTFNTGGTLLTTPKFSDGTGQTIPDRRGFDHMQSYYVGVKGQPSANMKAEVNFNILGNVAGNPIDDIFYENVGRPIQVETPNGVTTITDNNRLRVYNAEFEWNAKDFDMRGFYRTGHYHWSYEGDFFNLYPEAYYGPNLDIYNGEILGVEVDGKGALEGLKAAFGPQLFWGANPAVFLKYQKQVGNYGLSAIYHKDIVQGSGIDATGSRILDPEQSRSGVIPPLPTERATFAIERKISKVGITLGAMWGGSPLNGRRYQDINENGQVVNDKIQSKDNWGGKAKLTFSDGGFNFYAQGSVMGLVANGGGDPTLVFTGWKLKDSGSGNMTNFLSGIAYNFGGKFQIAPNFLYQKPLVAAMPNGGDAPGRLRNVIDDPFAVRGGNREMTAGEILFTFDPTPATYMYEFNNDMVEDAKFAMNLGFVYRSLPTTQDAAIGFLADRTFFPFEQSAPAQDLWEVHSRIVSKVHPDLGLIANLYYGTGQANGDSERLIYRGGADLRMILNKMKITGMVKVNDWGPFDYHRDFNLTYPLQLMLDVSTSIGKPSWFILPDTKVGLRGTWRSLNEFSPRYSPNETAGEFATAPILSPVGFPNGSEWEIRTYIHINIGK, from the coding sequence ATGAAGAACATTTTTTTAAGATTGTTACTTTTCTTATTCACTTTTAGTATGTATTCTCAATCCCAAAAAGTATCTATTGTAAATGATGCTAAAGGAATGATGCTAACCGTTGACGGAAAACCATTTATGGTAAATGGAATTAACTGGGATTATGTGCCAATTGGCTACAATGTCTTAGATGCAAAATTCTGGGAAAAATCAGACGATATTATCAAAGCTGGTTTAGATGAAGAAATGCCTTTATGGCAAAATATGGGTGTAAATGCCATTAGAACATATATTGGTATGCCTCCAAAATGGATTACGTATATCTATGAGAATTTTGGAATCTATACAATGATCAATCATCAATTTGGTGCATATGGAACTACTATAGATGGTGTATATAATCCAAAAACACTGTATTCAGATCCAAAGGTTCGTAAACATCTTATTGATGAAGCAGTAGGCATGTTAAATTTATATAAAGATACACCTGGTTTGTTACTTTTTATGTTGGGTAATGAAAACAATTACCATTTAACTTGGGAAGGTTCTGAAACAGATGAAGGTATTATTATTAATGATGATGATGTTGCAAAACGAAATGAGGCAAGAGCCATGTATAAAACTTTTAATGATGCTGCATTAGCAATGAAAAAAGTAGATACATCGCATCCAATTGGTATTTGTAATGGAGATTTATTATATTTAGATATTGTTGCTGATGAATGTAAAAATATAGACATTTATGGAACCAATATGTATAGAGGAGTATCGTTTTCTGATGCGTTTTCTAGAATTGATAAAGAATTTAACAAGCCAATTTTATTTACTGAGTTTGGTTCTGATGCCTTTAATGCAAAAGACAATAAAGAAGATCAATTAATGCAAGCCTATTATATGGTTAATAATTGGAGAGAAATATATGAAAATGCTTATGGTTTAGGAAAAGCGGAAAACTCTATTGGTGGTTTTACATTCCAATCTAGTGATGGATGGTTCAAAGCTGGTTTTGATGATCGTGAAAATGCAGATGTACACGATACAAGAGCATCTTGGGCAAGTAATGGATATAGCAGAGATCAAGCAGCTCCAAATGACAAAAATATGAATGAGGAATGGTTTGGAATTGCTGCAAAAGGACAAACAGATATTAGAGGTCTATACACTTTGTACCCAAGAGCAGCATATTACGCTTTAAAAGAGGCACATGAACTGAATGTATTCGAAAGTACACCTATAACCGTTGAAAATCATTTTCAAAACATCAACTTAATGGATGCTGTTTTAAGAGCTAGAGGAGATAAAGCATCAATGGGAAGTACAGAAAAAATTCAAATAAGTAACTTAAGAGCAGAATTTACAACTTTTAATACTGGAGGTACTCTTTTAACAACGCCAAAATTTTCAGACGGAACAGGACAAACTATTCCAGATAGACGTGGGTTTGATCACATGCAATCGTATTATGTGGGTGTAAAAGGGCAACCTTCTGCAAATATGAAAGCCGAAGTTAATTTTAACATTTTAGGAAACGTTGCAGGAAACCCAATTGATGATATTTTTTACGAAAACGTAGGAAGACCAATTCAAGTAGAAACTCCAAATGGTGTTACAACTATTACAGATAATAATCGCTTAAGAGTGTATAATGCAGAATTTGAATGGAATGCCAAAGATTTTGATATGAGAGGTTTTTATAGAACTGGGCATTATCATTGGAGTTATGAAGGTGATTTCTTTAACTTGTATCCAGAAGCGTATTATGGGCCAAATTTAGATATTTATAATGGAGAAATTTTAGGTGTAGAAGTCGATGGTAAAGGCGCTTTAGAAGGATTAAAAGCTGCATTTGGACCACAACTTTTTTGGGGAGCAAACCCAGCAGTGTTTTTAAAATATCAAAAACAAGTTGGTAATTATGGTTTATCAGCAATTTATCATAAAGATATTGTACAAGGAAGTGGAATTGATGCAACAGGAAGTAGAATTTTAGATCCAGAGCAATCAAGATCTGGGGTTATTCCTCCATTGCCAACTGAAAGAGCAACTTTTGCTATCGAAAGAAAAATAAGTAAAGTCGGTATTACACTTGGTGCAATGTGGGGTGGTAGTCCTTTAAATGGTAGGAGATATCAAGATATAAATGAAAACGGACAAGTTGTAAACGATAAAATTCAATCGAAAGATAATTGGGGAGGAAAAGCAAAATTAACTTTTTCTGATGGTGGTTTTAACTTTTATGCACAAGGTTCTGTAATGGGGTTAGTTGCAAATGGAGGAGGAGACCCAACTTTAGTTTTTACAGGATGGAAATTAAAAGATTCTGGAAGTGGAAACATGACAAATTTTTTAAGTGGAATTGCTTATAATTTTGGTGGTAAATTTCAAATTGCTCCAAACTTTTTATATCAAAAACCATTAGTTGCTGCCATGCCAAATGGAGGTGATGCACCAGGAAGATTAAGAAATGTTATCGATGATCCTTTTGCTGTAAGAGGTGGAAATAGAGAAATGACAGCAGGAGAAATCCTTTTTACGTTCGATCCTACACCAGCAACCTATATGTATGAATTTAATAATGATATGGTAGAAGATGCAAAATTTGCCATGAATTTAGGATTTGTATATAGAAGTTTACCAACAACACAAGATGCAGCCATTGGTTTCTTAGCAGATCGTACTTTCTTTCCATTCGAGCAATCTGCACCAGCACAAGATTTATGGGAAGTACATTCAAGAATTGTGTCTAAAGTGCATCCAGATTTAGGCTTAATTGCTAATTTGTACTATGGAACAGGGCAAGCAAATGGAGATAGTGAAAGACTTATTTACAGAGGTGGAGCCGATTTAAGAATGATCTTAAATAAAATGAAAATAACTGGAATGGTTAAAGTGAACGACTGGGGACCTTTTGATTACCATAGAGATTTTAACTTAACATATCCTTTACAATTAATGTTAGATGTTTCAACATCCATAGGAAAACCAAGTTGGTTTATTTTACCAGATACGAAGGTTGGTTTAAGAGGAACTTGGAGATCGTTAAATGAGTTTTCACCAAGATATTCTCCTAACGAAACTGCTGGAGAGTTTGCAACTGCTCCAATCTTAAGTCCAGTAGGTTTTCCAAATGGTTCAGAATGGGAAATTAGAACTTATATCCACATTAATATTGGAAAATAA
- a CDS encoding carbohydrate binding domain-containing protein: MKNIKNFYKIFFLLFLVIACEEDLRDTSFTDAILPPTNVSATFEITQDNTGAVTITPTAEGAAGFKVLFGDNSDSVTLLPGENAKKIYAEGSYNVTIVASNLKGDETEVTQPLVVSFKAPQNVVVTLENDAAISKQVNITATADFATMYEFYSGETGVNQPAATANIGETINYQYQTPGVYTTRVVVKGGAIATTEYTEDFEVTEILAPLVAAPTPRNREATDVVSIFSDKYTNVTLNELPTDWSATNFEATTIDGNNVWKLTNLDFLGMVTNYDTGVSVSSMEMMHIDYWVPEGITNGLSVKIVNTVDGGEAEVSLGTTEGGSWQSIEIDMAAFDGGNLSNKEKITQLLIDSDGVAGVVYIDNFYFYKAPAAAPFDSGLLTNGDFENGSDSWLVGVDDNSSAPVVTVGGNTYYSVNVTGANPTQPFLVNVSQKLNIVQGNTYVLTFDAWSDTNRSIIGGIGLSGGDFSNDSKSVNITTTKSQYELILSSDSFGAADARVLFDLNGDNGLVNIDDVSLKLQVDNLLTNGDFENGSDSWLVGVDDNSAAPVVTVGGNTYYSENVTNANPNEPFLVNVSQKLEIVQGNTYTLTFDAWSDVDRSIIGGIGLSGGDFSNDSKSVDITTTRTNYTLTLSSDTFGATDARVLFDLNGENGLVNIDNVVLTIN; encoded by the coding sequence ATGAAAAATATTAAAAACTTTTACAAAATCTTTTTCTTACTATTTTTAGTAATAGCTTGTGAGGAAGATTTAAGAGATACATCATTTACAGATGCAATATTGCCGCCAACAAACGTTAGTGCTACCTTCGAAATTACTCAAGATAATACAGGAGCAGTTACAATTACACCAACAGCAGAAGGCGCTGCTGGTTTTAAAGTTCTTTTTGGAGATAATTCAGATTCAGTAACATTGTTACCTGGAGAAAATGCAAAGAAAATTTATGCAGAAGGTTCTTACAATGTTACAATTGTTGCATCTAATTTAAAAGGGGATGAAACCGAAGTTACACAACCTTTAGTAGTTTCTTTTAAAGCGCCACAAAATGTAGTCGTTACTCTAGAGAATGATGCAGCAATATCAAAGCAAGTAAACATTACAGCAACAGCAGATTTTGCTACAATGTATGAGTTTTATTCAGGAGAAACAGGTGTTAATCAACCTGCAGCAACAGCAAATATTGGTGAGACTATTAATTATCAATATCAAACCCCTGGGGTTTACACAACAAGAGTAGTTGTAAAAGGTGGTGCAATAGCGACTACAGAATATACAGAAGATTTTGAAGTTACAGAAATTTTAGCACCTTTGGTGGCAGCTCCAACTCCTAGAAATAGAGAGGCAACAGATGTTGTGTCTATTTTTAGTGATAAATATACAAACGTAACTCTAAATGAATTACCAACAGATTGGTCAGCTACAAATTTTGAAGCTACTACAATAGATGGTAATAATGTTTGGAAGCTTACTAATTTAGATTTTTTAGGAATGGTTACCAACTATGATACAGGTGTTAGTGTTTCCTCAATGGAAATGATGCACATTGATTATTGGGTGCCAGAAGGAATAACAAATGGTTTGTCTGTAAAAATTGTAAACACTGTAGATGGTGGAGAAGCAGAAGTTTCTTTAGGAACAACAGAAGGCGGATCTTGGCAAAGTATTGAAATAGATATGGCCGCTTTTGATGGAGGAAATTTATCTAATAAAGAAAAAATCACACAATTATTAATAGATTCAGATGGTGTTGCAGGCGTAGTTTATATTGATAACTTTTACTTTTATAAAGCACCAGCAGCTGCCCCTTTTGATAGTGGATTGTTAACCAATGGCGATTTCGAAAACGGAAGTGATTCTTGGTTAGTTGGTGTAGATGATAATAGTTCTGCACCAGTTGTAACTGTTGGTGGAAATACTTATTATTCTGTAAATGTAACAGGAGCAAACCCAACTCAACCATTTTTAGTAAATGTTAGTCAAAAATTGAACATTGTTCAAGGAAATACTTATGTTTTAACTTTTGATGCTTGGTCAGATACTAATAGATCTATTATTGGAGGTATTGGATTGAGTGGAGGAGATTTTTCAAATGATTCAAAATCAGTAAACATTACAACTACAAAATCACAATATGAATTAATATTATCTTCAGATTCTTTTGGAGCTGCTGATGCACGTGTTCTATTTGATTTAAATGGAGATAATGGCTTAGTGAATATAGATGATGTTTCTTTAAAATTACAAGTAGATAATTTATTAACCAATGGAGATTTTGAAAACGGAAGTGACTCTTGGTTAGTGGGTGTAGATGATAATAGTGCAGCACCAGTAGTAACAGTTGGAGGAAATACGTATTATTCTGAAAATGTTACAAATGCAAATCCAAATGAGCCATTTCTTGTTAATGTAAGTCAGAAATTAGAAATTGTACAAGGTAATACCTATACTTTAACTTTTGATGCTTGGTCTGATGTAGATAGATCTATTATTGGAGGTATTGGGCTAAGTGGAGGAGATTTTTCAAATGATTCAAAATCAGTAGATATTACAACAACAAGAACAAATTATACACTAACATTATCTTCAGATACTTTCGGAGCTACAGACGCTCGTGTTTTATTTGATTTAAATGGAGAAAATGGATTAGTTAATATTGATAATGTTGTATTAACAATCAATTAA